A window of the Butyricimonas faecalis genome harbors these coding sequences:
- a CDS encoding TPM domain-containing protein, with protein MIKRLFILFAFIAGTLFTVQAQDIPEPMSPKRIVNDFTGLFSTQEREALEKKLVNFNTNSSTQIAVVTVPSLNGYDINDYAARLGEKWGVGQKGKDNGIVILIKPKSGREKGEVAISVGYGLEGVVPDITASRIIRNEIIPAFQADNYYKGIDKATDVLIDLSKGEYTADEYKKKSEGSPLDIVIGVIIFAIILSLIYRKRGGGGYSPGHTSGSGGFFIFPMGGSSSGGFGGFSSGGGSFGGFGGGSFGGGGSSGSW; from the coding sequence ATGATAAAAAGACTTTTCATATTATTCGCCTTCATCGCGGGAACCCTGTTTACCGTTCAAGCCCAAGATATTCCGGAACCCATGAGCCCGAAACGCATCGTGAATGATTTCACGGGATTATTCAGTACCCAGGAACGGGAGGCGTTGGAGAAAAAACTGGTAAACTTCAACACCAACTCCTCCACCCAGATCGCCGTGGTCACCGTGCCTTCACTCAACGGGTACGACATCAACGACTACGCGGCCCGTCTCGGGGAAAAATGGGGTGTCGGCCAAAAGGGAAAAGACAACGGCATTGTCATTCTGATTAAACCGAAATCCGGAAGAGAAAAAGGAGAAGTAGCCATTTCCGTCGGTTACGGGCTAGAAGGCGTTGTTCCGGACATAACGGCATCCCGCATCATCCGGAATGAAATCATTCCCGCTTTCCAGGCTGACAACTACTACAAGGGCATTGACAAAGCCACTGATGTACTAATCGACTTATCCAAAGGCGAATATACCGCAGACGAGTATAAGAAAAAGAGTGAAGGCAGTCCCCTTGACATCGTGATCGGGGTCATCATTTTCGCGATCATCCTATCACTCATATACCGGAAACGAGGAGGCGGTGGTTACTCGCCCGGTCACACCTCCGGTAGCGGAGGATTCTTCATTTTCCCCATGGGAGGCAGCAGTAGCGGAGGATTCGGCGGATTCAGCAGCGGTGGCGGGTCATTCGGCGGATTCGGGGGCGGTTCATTCGGAGGTGGAGGTTCCAGTGGTAGCTGGTAA
- a CDS encoding YqaA family protein — protein MDTLVSLGYWGLFIGSFLASTIIPMSADVLLVGVLALGGNVWGCLAIATVGNWLGGLTSYWIGWLGRWDWIERWFKVKREKLEQQKEHVDRYGVWLALFTWLPVVGDLFAIALGFYRVRPRMSAFYMLVGRFARFLVWVLLYIKYADRFIEWIR, from the coding sequence ATGGATACACTGGTAAGTTTAGGATATTGGGGGTTGTTTATCGGTTCTTTTCTCGCGTCAACGATTATCCCGATGAGTGCTGACGTGCTGTTGGTAGGCGTGTTGGCATTAGGAGGAAACGTGTGGGGATGCTTGGCGATAGCCACGGTGGGAAACTGGTTGGGTGGGTTGACCTCGTACTGGATAGGATGGTTGGGACGCTGGGACTGGATCGAGCGCTGGTTTAAGGTGAAGCGGGAAAAACTGGAGCAACAAAAGGAACACGTAGATCGTTATGGCGTTTGGCTTGCTCTTTTCACGTGGTTACCCGTCGTGGGTGATTTGTTCGCCATTGCCCTCGGGTTCTATCGTGTCCGTCCGAGAATGTCTGCTTTCTATATGCTCGTGGGGCGTTTTGCCCGCTTTCTGGTGTGGGTGTTGCTGTACATCAAGTACGCCGATCGTTTTATCGAATGGATCCGTTGA
- a CDS encoding acetate/propionate family kinase, translating to MNVLVLNCGSSSIKYQLLDMAGEPTLLAKGLVEKIGLPVGSFTHKPEGKDKYVVEEPIADHTAGIDLILKALVDPKHGVIKTLTDIKAVGHRVAHGGEFFAKSVRVDEDAKKKIAACCELAPLHNPANLKGIETMEKLLPGVPQVAVFDTSFHQTLPKEAFIYGIPYKYYENYRIRRYGFHGTSHKFVAEKACKILGWNIEEKKIITCHLGNGSSITAINKGKSVDTSMGFTPNAGVIMGTRTGDLDLGALLYICEKEGLNAAQANDLVNKKSGLQGVSEVSSDCRDLQAAAEAGNDKARLALDILAYDVKKYVGSYAAALNGADLIVFTGGIGENDSEVREQVCTNMEYMGIHFDVAANKGVRGQDKILSTADSKVIVMSITTDEELVIATDTMNLVK from the coding sequence ATGAACGTACTAGTTTTAAACTGCGGAAGCTCCTCCATCAAATATCAATTACTTGACATGGCAGGAGAACCGACGTTACTCGCGAAAGGATTAGTGGAAAAGATCGGTTTACCCGTGGGAAGTTTCACTCACAAACCGGAAGGAAAAGATAAATACGTGGTAGAAGAACCTATCGCCGACCATACAGCCGGGATCGACTTGATATTGAAAGCATTGGTTGACCCAAAACATGGGGTAATCAAGACCTTGACGGACATCAAGGCCGTGGGGCACCGTGTGGCTCATGGTGGTGAATTCTTCGCCAAGAGCGTCCGTGTTGACGAGGATGCCAAGAAAAAGATCGCTGCTTGCTGCGAATTGGCTCCACTTCACAATCCCGCGAACCTGAAAGGAATCGAGACGATGGAAAAACTATTACCGGGTGTACCACAGGTAGCAGTATTTGACACGTCATTCCACCAAACTCTTCCCAAAGAAGCATTTATTTACGGAATCCCGTACAAATACTACGAAAATTACCGTATCCGTCGTTACGGATTCCACGGGACCTCCCACAAGTTCGTGGCAGAAAAAGCATGTAAAATACTGGGATGGAACATCGAGGAGAAAAAAATCATCACTTGTCACTTGGGTAACGGTTCATCCATAACCGCTATCAACAAAGGCAAATCCGTCGACACCTCCATGGGCTTCACGCCCAATGCCGGAGTGATCATGGGAACCCGCACGGGAGACCTTGACTTGGGTGCATTGTTATACATCTGCGAAAAAGAAGGTTTAAACGCGGCACAGGCAAACGACCTCGTGAACAAGAAATCAGGATTGCAAGGAGTATCTGAAGTTTCTTCCGATTGTCGTGACTTACAGGCTGCTGCTGAAGCCGGAAACGATAAAGCCCGTCTCGCTCTTGATATTCTCGCTTACGACGTGAAGAAATACGTGGGTAGTTACGCTGCCGCACTAAACGGAGCAGATTTGATTGTCTTCACCGGAGGTATCGGAGAAAATGACAGCGAAGTACGTGAGCAAGTATGTACCAACATGGAATACATGGGTATCCACTTCGATGTTGCAGCCAATAAAGGCGTTCGCGGACAAGATAAAATACTGTCTACCGCCGACTCCAAGGTAATCGTGATGAGTATCACCACGGATGAGGAATTGGTTATCGCAACAGACACCATGAATCTCGTGAAATAA
- a CDS encoding TPM domain-containing protein encodes MSPEKAFTQQQKDAMVAAIKQAEKDTSGEIRVHIENHSKIDVLDRAADVFARLNMHKTAQRNGVLIYVALLDHKSAILGDAGINAKVPSDFWDSIMKNMIGKFKEGKITEGICEAVVTAGEQLKAYFPYQADDVNELPDEISFQ; translated from the coding sequence ATGTCTCCCGAAAAGGCCTTTACCCAACAACAGAAAGACGCCATGGTAGCTGCCATCAAGCAAGCAGAAAAAGACACGTCCGGGGAAATCCGGGTACATATTGAAAATCATAGTAAAATAGACGTACTCGACCGGGCTGCCGACGTTTTTGCCCGCTTAAACATGCACAAAACGGCACAAAGAAACGGGGTTTTGATCTACGTGGCCTTACTCGACCACAAATCCGCCATCCTGGGAGATGCCGGGATCAACGCCAAAGTCCCCTCGGACTTCTGGGATTCGATCATGAAAAACATGATCGGGAAATTCAAGGAAGGCAAGATCACGGAAGGCATCTGCGAGGCAGTCGTCACCGCCGGAGAACAACTGAAAGCGTACTTCCCCTACCAGGCTGACGACGTGAACGAACTCCCCGACGAAATCTCCTTCCAGTAA
- a CDS encoding LemA family protein: MKKSYIVIGVIIVIVIGIFMWFKGSYNQMVTRSENVSSQWSNVENQYQRRLDLIPNLVNTVKGYAEHEQNTLTQVVEARAKATQMQVNFDQLDEQTIRKFNNMQGELSSALSRLLAISEQYPDLKANENFRDLQAQLEGTENRIAVERRKFNEEVKDYNAYIRSFPKNIIAGMFGFTPKPYFEATAGAEKAPEVKF, translated from the coding sequence ATGAAAAAGAGTTATATTGTAATTGGAGTAATTATCGTTATCGTGATTGGAATTTTCATGTGGTTCAAAGGAAGTTACAATCAAATGGTAACCCGGAGTGAAAATGTATCCTCCCAATGGTCGAACGTGGAAAATCAATACCAACGTCGTCTGGACCTAATTCCAAACCTCGTGAACACGGTGAAAGGCTACGCGGAGCATGAACAGAACACGTTGACCCAAGTCGTGGAAGCCCGTGCAAAAGCCACGCAGATGCAGGTGAACTTTGATCAACTGGATGAGCAAACTATCAGGAAATTCAATAATATGCAAGGCGAACTTTCCTCTGCCCTCTCCCGTTTGCTGGCAATCTCCGAACAATACCCGGACTTGAAAGCCAACGAGAACTTCCGTGACTTACAAGCCCAACTGGAAGGGACAGAAAACCGTATTGCCGTCGAAAGACGTAAATTCAACGAGGAAGTGAAAGATTATAACGCCTACATCCGCTCATTCCCCAAAAACATCATTGCCGGAATGTTCGGCTTCACCCCGAAACCTTACTTCGAGGCCACTGCCGGTGCGGAAAAAGCTCCGGAAGTTAAGTTTTAA
- a CDS encoding DUF2157 domain-containing protein, whose amino-acid sequence MKLNKSQGDLLKRVIEQWEAEGTIDTSTADRLKESYTVRSFEWKELAKYSFWIAIICGVIAVVSVLADHLIMGLLERLFLSSYSLASGVFAVLATLVYYWGWKRRKRMPYKVFSNETILFLGVLLTAVSVGYLGAALDSGSGHFSLLFLLAAVIYGVLGFYFLSVQVWVFALLSLGAWYGAETGYLTDWSNHFLGLNYPLRYVVFGGLLVACRFLLAKKKWFTTFDYSTYVVGMLYLFISLWFLSVFGNSESWIRWYSTKQVELWTWNLLILLGAAVAIFIGLKRDDAVARGFGITFFLLGIYTLYFSLLWDVMHAGLFFFILAVSFWLLGRKAEKIWHLEFLRDSKKLNDDMN is encoded by the coding sequence ATGAAGTTAAATAAGTCACAAGGGGATTTGTTGAAACGAGTGATCGAGCAGTGGGAGGCGGAAGGCACGATTGACACGAGTACGGCGGATCGGTTGAAGGAGAGTTATACGGTGCGTTCTTTCGAATGGAAGGAATTGGCGAAGTACTCGTTCTGGATTGCCATCATTTGCGGGGTGATTGCCGTGGTATCGGTGTTGGCAGATCATTTGATCATGGGTTTACTCGAGAGATTGTTTCTTTCCTCTTATTCTTTGGCTAGCGGCGTGTTTGCCGTGCTGGCGACTTTGGTGTATTACTGGGGGTGGAAACGGCGGAAGCGGATGCCTTACAAGGTTTTCAGTAACGAGACGATTCTTTTTCTTGGCGTACTGCTGACGGCTGTATCGGTAGGTTATTTGGGGGCTGCCCTGGATAGCGGAAGCGGGCATTTCTCGTTGCTTTTTCTGTTGGCGGCGGTGATTTATGGCGTACTGGGTTTTTATTTCTTGTCGGTACAGGTGTGGGTGTTTGCCCTGTTGTCGCTGGGAGCGTGGTATGGGGCCGAGACGGGGTATTTGACGGACTGGAGCAATCATTTTCTAGGACTGAATTACCCACTGCGTTACGTGGTTTTCGGGGGATTGCTGGTGGCATGTCGTTTCCTGTTGGCCAAGAAGAAATGGTTCACAACTTTTGATTATTCGACATACGTGGTAGGGATGCTTTACCTGTTTATCTCGTTATGGTTTCTTTCTGTATTCGGGAATTCGGAAAGTTGGATTCGCTGGTATTCCACGAAACAGGTGGAGCTGTGGACTTGGAATTTGTTGATTCTTCTGGGGGCGGCGGTTGCCATATTTATAGGTTTGAAACGAGATGATGCTGTTGCCCGCGGGTTCGGGATCACTTTTTTTCTACTGGGTATTTACACGTTATATTTTTCCTTGTTATGGGATGTTATGCATGCCGGGTTGTTCTTTTTTATCCTGGCTGTATCTTTCTGGTTGCTGGGACGTAAAGCAGAGAAAATATGGCACTTGGAGTTTCTACGTGACTCGAAGAAACTGAATGATGATATGAATTAA
- a CDS encoding DEAD/DEAH box helicase: protein MTFRELEIAEPILKAICEKGYEKPTPIQEKGIPVALRGGDMLGIAQTGTGKTATFAIPILQHLLVERSTESRSEARGSKGRFVKKRAVKALILTPTRELAIQIGESITDYGKHTGIKQAIIFGGVKQGVQTDQLQAGVDILVATPGRLLDLIRQGYVNLSSITHFVLDEADRMLDMGFIADIRRLLPMLPVKRQTLFFSATMPKDIVNLSKSILSNPTRVEVTPVSSAVDTVEQCVYFVEKPEKKKLLVSLLKQEKKSVLVFSRTKHGADNISRLLKKSGIKSEAIHGDKSQGQRQRALSNFKAGTTRVMVATDIAARGIDIQELEIVINYDLPDVAETYVHRIGRTGRAGHLGTAVTFCSEEEQPKIREIQGLTGKKINRLSFQI from the coding sequence ATGACATTTAGAGAATTAGAAATTGCAGAGCCTATTCTTAAGGCTATCTGTGAAAAAGGATATGAAAAACCCACCCCGATACAAGAGAAGGGGATACCCGTGGCTCTTCGAGGTGGTGATATGCTGGGGATTGCCCAGACTGGAACCGGTAAGACGGCAACATTTGCAATACCGATATTACAACATTTGCTCGTTGAGCGTTCCACTGAAAGTCGTTCGGAAGCCCGGGGCAGTAAAGGACGGTTCGTGAAAAAACGAGCCGTTAAAGCTCTAATCTTGACTCCAACCCGGGAATTGGCTATCCAGATCGGAGAGAGCATCACGGATTACGGGAAGCACACGGGAATCAAGCAGGCGATTATATTCGGCGGGGTGAAACAGGGAGTGCAGACGGATCAGTTGCAGGCGGGAGTGGATATTCTTGTTGCCACACCGGGACGTTTGCTCGATTTGATCCGGCAAGGATACGTGAATCTTTCCTCGATCACGCATTTTGTTTTGGATGAAGCCGACAGGATGTTGGATATGGGATTTATCGCGGATATACGACGTTTGTTACCCATGCTGCCAGTAAAGCGTCAGACGTTGTTTTTCTCGGCAACGATGCCTAAGGATATCGTGAATCTATCGAAAAGTATTCTTTCAAACCCGACAAGGGTGGAGGTAACCCCGGTTTCTTCAGCCGTCGACACGGTAGAACAGTGCGTCTACTTCGTGGAGAAGCCGGAAAAGAAGAAACTTCTTGTTTCTTTGTTAAAACAAGAGAAAAAGTCGGTACTTGTTTTCTCCCGTACCAAACATGGGGCAGATAATATATCACGCTTGTTGAAGAAATCCGGAATCAAAAGCGAGGCGATTCACGGGGATAAATCACAAGGGCAACGCCAACGGGCCTTGTCAAACTTTAAGGCAGGCACTACCCGGGTGATGGTGGCCACGGACATTGCGGCTCGAGGAATTGATATTCAGGAGTTGGAGATTGTCATAAATTATGATCTGCCTGATGTGGCAGAAACATACGTACATCGTATCGGGCGTACCGGACGTGCAGGGCATCTCGGCACGGCGGTGACCTTCTGTTCCGAAGAAGAACAACCTAAGATTCGAGAGATTCAAGGTCTGACAGGTAAGAAAATCAATCGGTTGTCTTTTCAGATATGA